A section of the Alligator mississippiensis isolate rAllMis1 chromosome 8, rAllMis1, whole genome shotgun sequence genome encodes:
- the ZMYM3 gene encoding zinc finger MYM-type protein 3 isoform X3 has protein sequence MDSSEFPGSLDPLSLPDKPLIGDLPADMEFGEDLLASQTAASTQPVSALQPPEMEWEQSKPVTSERDLDILVKSDSLADLSKPNSLDLDQPSVLDVLEKPGDLDDLDKAADLMGLNKSEDLEGLYKAHSSQDMASEPGGSSALPQADLAAETWKEEDGEPKTNPGDLEEDSAIAAPVLSDGGTPELPQAPAPDPGEQSSTPPAEESTTQPSDLPAAPLQPSLKQVKKTRLKAPKKSSTIQKEGPAAEEGMEQSPDSNVPALPPDHVGDGQGEEGSEGGKPSLQEESGTPAAQDATQQPAAGDGLTGKGSEQPTEKEQKRSERARRSEAARPETVNSSESIPVSDEDSDAMVDDPNDEDFVPFRTRRSTRMSLRTQMAQRAARSTVTKMTCAHCRTPLQKGQTAYQRKGLPQLFCSSSCLTTFSKKPPGKKICTFCKKEIWNTKDSVVAQIGSGGSFHEFCTSACLSLYEAQQQRPAPQPAEASDTSRCSVCHKPGEIQHEVSNGNVIHRICSDACFTKFRATKGLKTNCCDNCGLYIYNKGLPLEYLFHEGQQKRFCNSACLNSYKKKNTRVYPCMWCKTLCKNFDMLPNVDRSGRTGLFCSICCTTSHKVKQSGLVGPPRPCSFCRKSLSEPCYYNKTDQVVYQFCSPSCWTKFQHTSPEGGIHLSCHYCHNLFSGKPEILDWQDKVYQFCCRDCCEDFKRLRGVVSQCEHCKQEKLLHEKIRFSGVEKNFCSEGQTPEPKPAASSQQKAETNTVSAKALSAQVSAPPPPPPPVPATPRKNKAAMCKPLMQNRGVSCKIEMKSKGCQTEADWKPQVIVLPVPVPIFVPVPMHMYCQKVPVPFSMPVPVPVPMFLPTTLESTDKIVETIEELKVKIPSNPLEADILAMAEMIAEAEELDKASSDLCDLVSNQSAEGLLEDCDLFGPARDDVLAMAVKMANVLDEPGQDLEADFPKNPLDINPSVDFLFDCGLVGPDDVSTDQDLPRAVRKGQKRLVLSESCSRDSMSSQPSCTALNYSYGVNAWKYWVQAKYAGGETSKAEELRFGPKPMRIKEDILACTAAELNYGLAQFVKEITRPNGERYEPDSIYYLCLGIQQYLLENNRMVNIFTDLYYLTFVQELNKSLSGWQPTILPNNTVFSRVEEEHLWECKQLGVYSPFVLLNTLMFFNTKFFGLQTADEHMQLSFTNVVRQARKCTTPRGTTKVVSIRYYAPAKQKKGRASPPADGGLGKRKREEETPILEQRENRMNPLRCPVKFYEFYLSKCPESLRNRSDVFYLQPERSCIAESPLWYSVIPMDRSMLESMLNRLLAVREIYEEHSRAGGLDDDMD, from the exons ATGGATTCCAGTGAGTTTCCTGGTTCTTTGGACCCCCTTTCTCTGCCAGATAAGCCACTTATTGGGGATCTCCCTGCTGACATGGAGTTTGGGGAGGATCTCCTGGCCTCCCAGACTGCTGCTTCTACCCAGCCagtctcagccctgcagccccctgagaTGGAGTGGGAGCAGTCCAAGCCGGTGACTTCAGAGAGAGACTTGGATATTCTGGTGAAATCAGACAGTCTGGCTGACCTAAGCAAACCAAACAGCCTTGATCTAGATCAGCCCAGTGTCCTGGATGTGCTGGAGAAACCCGGGGATTTGGATGACCTGGACAAAGCTGCCGACTTGATGGGTTTAAACAAGTCTGAGGACCTGGAGGGGCTGTACAAGGCCCATTCATCCCAGGACATGGCCAGCGAGCCTGGGGGCTCCTCTGCATTGCCTCAAGCAGACCTGGCTGCAGAGACATGGAAGGAAGAGGATGGGGAGCCCAAAACCAACCCTGGGGACTTGGAGGAGGACAGTGCCATagctgctcctgtgctgagcgATGGTGGTACCCCAGAGTTGCCCCAGGCGCCTGCTCCTGaccctggggagcagagcagcactccccctgcagaggaaagcaccaccCAACCCTCAGATCTGCCAGCAGCTCCACTGCAGCCAAGTCTGAAGCAGGTGAAGAAGACCAGATTGAAGGCCCCAAAGAAAAGCTCCACCATACAGAAGGAAGGGCCAGCAGCAGAAGAGGGAATGGAGCAGAGCCCAGATAGCAACGTGCCGGCCCTGCCCCCAGACCACGTTGGCGATGGCCAGGGGGAAGAAGGCAGCGAGGGTGGCAAACCCTCGCTGCAGGAGGAGAGTGGCACaccagcagcccaggatgccacgcagcagccagcagcag GAGATGGCCTGACCGGGAAGGGGAGCGAGCAGCCAACTGAGAAG GAGCAGAAGAGAAGCGAACGAGCCAGGAGGTCAGAGGCAGCGAGGCCTGAAACTGTGAACTCCTCTGAGAGCA TTCCAGTGTCCGACGAGGACTCAGACGCGATGGTAGATGATCCCAATGATGAGGACTTTGTTCCATTCCGCACACGGCGCTCAACCCGCATGTCCCTGCGCACGCAGATGGCCCAGCGCGCTGCCCGCTCCACCGTCACCAAGATGACCTGTGCCCACTGCCGCACCCCACTGCAGAAGGGGCAGACAGCATACCAGCGCAAGGGGCTCCCTCAGCtcttctgctccagctcctgcctcacCACTTTCTCCAAGAAACCTCCTGGCAAGAAGATCTGCACCTTCTGCAAAAA GGAGATCTGGAACACCAAGGACTCTGTTGTGGCCCAGATTGGCTCAGGCGGCTCTTTCCACGAGTTCTGCACCTCGGCTTGCCTCTCTCTGTATGAGGCCCAGCAGCAGAGGCCGGCACCTCAGCCTGCAGAAGCCTCTGACACCAGCCGCTGCAGCGTGTGTCACAAGCCTGGTGAG ATCCAGCACGAGGTCAGCAACGGGAACGTGATTCACCGCATCTGCAGCGATGCCTGCTTCACCAAGTTCCGAGCCACCAAGGGGCTGAAGACCAATTGCTGTGACAACTGCGGGCTCTACATCTATAACAAGGGGCTGCCGCTTGAGTATCTGTTCCACGAAGGCCAGCAGAAGCGCTTCTGCAACTCGGCTTGTCTCAACAGCTACAAGAAG AAGAACACTCGTGTGTACCCTTGCATGTGGTGCAAGACTCTGTGCAAGAACTTTGACATGCTGCCCAATGTGGACCGGTCAGGGCGCACGGGCCTCTTCTGCTCCATCTGCTGCACCACCTCCCACAAAGTGAAGCAGTCGGGCCTTGTTG GTCCCCCTAGACCCTGCAGCTTCTGCAGAAAGAGCCTGTCCGAGCCCTGCTATTACAACAAGACAGACCAGGTCGTGTACCAgttctgcagccccagctgctggaccAAATTTCAG CACACCAGCCCGGAAGGGGGCATTCACCTGAGTTGTCATTACTGCCACAACCTTTTCAGTGGGAAGCCAGAAATCCTTGACTGGCAG GATAAGGTGTATCAGTTCTGCTGCAGGGACTGCTGTGAGGACTTCAAGCGGCTGCGAGGTGTGGTGTCCCAGTGCGAGCACTGCAAGCAGGAGAAGCTGCTGCATGAGAAGATCCGTTTCTCTGGCGTGGAGAAGAACTTCTGCAGCGAAG GTCAGACGCCAGAGCCAAAGCCGGCTGCCTCTTCGCAGCAAAAAGCAGAGACAAACACG GTGTCTGCAAAAGCCTTGTCGGCCCAGGtgtctgctcccccaccacccccaccaccggtTCCAGCCACGCCTCGCAAAAACAAagctgccatgtgcaagccccTGATGCAGAACCGTGGTGTGTCCTGCAAGATCGAAATGAAATCCAAGGGGTGTCAGACGG AGGCAGATTGGAAGCCCCAGGTGATTGTGCTGCCAGTCCCAGTCCCAATCTTTGTGCCTGTGCCTATGCATATGTACTGCCAGAAAGTACCCGTGCCTTTCTCCATGCCTGTCCCG GTGCCTGTGCCAATGTTCCTGCCCACCACACTGGAGAGCACAGATAAGATCGTGGAGACCATTGAGGAGCTGAAGGTGAAGATCCCATCCAACCCCCTGGAGGCTGACATCCTGGCCATGGCGGAGATGATCGCAGAGGCAGAGGAGCTGGATAAGGCCTCCTCCGACCTGTGTG ACCTGGTAAGTAACCAGAGCGCCGAGGGCCTGCTGGAAGACTGCGACCTCTTTGGGCCAGCGAGGGATGACGTGCTGGCCATGGCTGTTAAGATGGCGAATGTGCTGGATGAGCCTGGCCAGGATCTGGAGGCCGACTTCCCGAAGA ATCCCCTGGACATCAACCCCAGTGTGGACTTTCTCTTTGACTGTGGCCTGGTGGGACCAGATGATGTGTCCACGGACCAGGACCTGCCACGTGCTGTCCGGAAG GGTCAGAAGCGCCTGGTGCTGTCCGAAAGTTGCTCCCGGGACTCCAtgagcagccagcccagctgcacGGCACTGAACTACTCATATGGCGTCAATGCCTGGAAGTACTGGGTGCAGGCCAAGTACGCAGGTGGCGAGACCAGCAAGGCGGAGGAGCTGCGCTTTGGGC CCAAGCCCATGCGCATCAAGGAGGACATCCTGGCCTGCACGGCCGCCGAGCTCAACTACGGCCTCGCCCAGTTTGTTAAGGAGATAACGCGGCCCAACGGTGAGCGCTATGAGCCGGACAGCATCTACTACCTCTGCTTGGGCATCCAGCAG TACCTGCTGGAGAACAACCGCATGGTAAACATCTTTACGGACCTCTACTACCTGACCTTCGTGCAGGAGCTGAACAAGTCTCTGAGCGGCTGGCAGCCCACGATCCTGCCCAACA ACACGGTGTTCTCGCGTGTGGAGGAGGAGCACCTGTGGGAGTGCAAGCAGCTGGGCGTGTACTCGCCCTTCGTGCTGCTCAACACCCTCATGTTCTTCAACACCAAGTTCTTTGGGCTGCAGACAGCAGATGAGCACATGCAGCTCTCCTTCACCAATGTGGTGCGCCAGGCCCGGAAGTGCACCACGCCACGAGGCACCACCAAGGTCGTCAGCATCCGCTACTACGCCCCTGCCAAGCAGAAGAAAGGCCGAG cctctccccctgcagATGGAGGCCTGGGGAAGCGAAAGCGAGAGGAGGAGACACCCATCCTGGAGCAGCGCGAGAACCGGATGAACCCGCTCCGCTGTCCTGTCAAGTTCTACGAATTCTATCTCTCCAAATG TCCCGAGAGCCTGCGGAACCGGAGCGACGTGTTCTACCTGCAGCCGGAGCGGTCGTGCATCGCGGAGTCGCCCCTCTGGTACTCAGTCATCCCCATGGACCGGAGCATGTTGGAGAGCATGCTGAACCGCCTCCTGGCTGTGCGCGAGATCTACGAGGAGCACAGCCGGGCTGGCGGCCTGGACGACGACATGGACTGA